Genomic DNA from Vibrio sp. SNU_ST1:
CGATTGGATGATTTGTTCAGTTAACATGGATAAATCCTTATTCGTGAAAGTCGTTTTAAGCCGCTGCAGGTTGGCTAGCGACAAGGTTTAGCCGTGATTACTCATTAAGTGAATTCAGCCCTTGCTGCCAGAAAGCTACTTCCATACGCGTTGCGGTTTTGAAGATATGAACGATGTTCTGACCGCGCTCGCTGTTAATATCAATTTCAGCCAGTAGTTGATTGAAGTATTCCGCGCCCGTTGCCACGCCAGACTGGAATTCTTCACCGCCGTAAAGCTGTAACCAGCTTGCGTATGGGTTGCCTTCCAAAACAGTATCACTGCTTTCTAACAGCGCTTTACCAATCACGGCATAACCGATTGAACACGGAGCCAATGCCGCATATAAGTCGACAAGATCACCCGTCATACCCGCATCTAGAACATAGCGCGTGTAAGCAACTGTACCGAAATCTTCAGGTTCATTTTCCAAATCCGATTCCGTTAATCCCCACTGACCACAGTAAGTCACATGGTGAGAGATTTCAGAATCTAGCAGAGCATGAACACTTGGCAGTGCACGGCGCATATCAGCCAAGGTTTTCGCCTTGTAAATTGCCAATGCATAAGCACGG
This window encodes:
- the tenA gene encoding thiaminase II, with translation MKYQDLIQACQQDWQDYTEHDFVKTLANGTLAQPCFLHYLKQDFLFLKQYARAYALAIYKAKTLADMRRALPSVHALLDSEISHHVTYCGQWGLTESDLENEPEDFGTVAYTRYVLDAGMTGDLVDLYAALAPCSIGYAVIGKALLESSDTVLEGNPYASWLQLYGGEEFQSGVATGAEYFNQLLAEIDINSERGQNIVHIFKTATRMEVAFWQQGLNSLNE